In Deferribacterota bacterium, the sequence ATTTCCTCAAACATAAGAAACCTCCTAAAGGCCTTCACTTTTTAAGGGTCTATTCATTAAATCTATAATAGCTTCATAAATATTTTTATTCTCATATAATATCCTGTAAACCTCATCAGTTATAGGCATTTCCACATCATATAATATTTGCATATATTTAGCGGCCTTCACTGTATATATACCTTCAGCTACTGATTTCATATTATTAATAATTTCATCTAATTTTTTACCTTCACCCAAGCATTTACCAACCCATCTATTCCTACTAAGATCACCTGTGCATGTTAAAACTAAATCACCTAAACCACTTAGTCCCATAAATGTTTCAAGCTTTCCACCCATCTTTAAGCCAAGCCTAGCAATCTCTGTAAGCCCTCTAGTAATTAAAGCTGACCTTGCATTTAAACCTAACTTTAAGCCATCTGAGATACCTGTAGCAATAGCCACAACATTTTTTAGCGCACCTCCAACGCACACACCTATAATATCAGTTGTTGTATATACTCTAAAATAATCGTTTGATAAATATTTTTGCCATATTTTTGCAATATTAATGCTTTTAGATGCAATACTTACAGCTGTAGGCTTTTTTGTAGCAACCTCATATGCAAATGTTGGACCTGATATAACTGATAGATAAGAACTAATTTGTTCATTTATAATCTCATAAACAAATTTTTTATAATCATAATTAATTCCTTTTGATGCGATTAATATATGTTTGTCAGCAAGCTCTTCTTTATAAGTCTCTAATACATCATGAGAATAAACAACAGGAACTGCCCATACAACATATTCAGTTAAATCATTCTTTATTTTATCAAAAGGTTTTGCAACAATATTATTATTTAATTTTACATTTGGCAAAAACAATGTGTTTTTATTATCATTATTTATAGAATTAACAACTTCTTCTTCCCTAGCAAACAACACTACTGAATAACCATTATCTGCTAACAAATCAGCAATAGTTGATCCCCAAGCACCACAACCTATAACAGATATTT encodes:
- a CDS encoding NAD(P)H-dependent glycerol-3-phosphate dehydrogenase encodes the protein MQYKISVIGCGAWGSTIADLLADNGYSVVLFAREEEVVNSINNDNKNTLFLPNVKLNNNIVAKPFDKIKNDLTEYVVWAVPVVYSHDVLETYKEELADKHILIASKGINYDYKKFVYEIINEQISSYLSVISGPTFAYEVATKKPTAVSIASKSINIAKIWQKYLSNDYFRVYTTTDIIGVCVGGALKNVVAIATGISDGLKLGLNARSALITRGLTEIARLGLKMGGKLETFMGLSGLGDLVLTCTGDLSRNRWVGKCLGEGKKLDEIINNMKSVAEGIYTVKAAKYMQILYDVEMPITDEVYRILYENKNIYEAIIDLMNRPLKSEGL